A window from Zingiber officinale cultivar Zhangliang chromosome 7A, Zo_v1.1, whole genome shotgun sequence encodes these proteins:
- the LOC122001252 gene encoding glucan endo-1,3-beta-glucosidase 4-like isoform X1: protein MLSDKYKKVIFSLLFLFSSASGAYVGIYIGTQMSTLPSATEIVSILKTQQIKHVRLFDADHQMLNALANTGIEVIVGVPNDQLLRIGESRSDAADWLNKNVATYVPATNITYIAVGNEVLTTIPNAALVLVPAMQYLQSALLAANLNFQVKVSSPLSMDMIPKHFPPSTASFNSSWNSIMSQYIQFLKNTGSPLMLNVQPYYGYTEGQGIFPLEYALFEPLNPNNQIVDPNTNFQYTSMFDAMVDAAYYSMQSLNFSGIPVMVTASGWPSLGGSNEPDANIDNALAYNTNLIRHVRNGSGTPSQPTTPVSTYVYELFNEDLQPGPVSEKNWGIFSSNGTAFYSLTFSGLVESPANSSTLPGVFCVANSSADTTALKRGLDWACGTGSANCSAIQPGQPCYQAGNLVALASYAFNDYYHRAQASGGTCSFGNTAMVTRTDPSHGSCIFAGSTGASNTTEGGTGAFGPVGPSSRASRVQIFSAFLATFALPFLV from the exons ATGTTGTCCGACAAGTACAAGAAAGTTATATTCTCGCTTCTGTTCTTGTTCTCAAGTGCGTCAG GTGCTTATGTTGGGATTTATATCGGCACTCAGATGTCCACTTTACCATCAGCCACTGAAATAGTGTCCATTCTGAAAACTCAGCAGATTAAACATGTGCGATTGTTTGATGCTGACCACCAAATGCTGAATGCCCTAGCAAATACTGGAATAGAGGTTATAGTTGGTGTCCCCAACGATCAGTTGCTACGAATAGGAGAATCACGATCAGATGCTGCTGACTGGCTGAATAAAAATGTCGCCACATATGTTCCTGCAACTAACATTACTTATATTGCCGTAGGCAATGAAGTTTTAACAACCATCCCAAATGCTGCTCTTGTTCTTGTTCCAGCTATGCAGTACCTCCAGTCTGCTCTTCTCGCTGCGAATCTCAACTTTCAGGTTAAAGTTTCAAGTCCACTATCAATGGACATGATTCCCAAACATTTTCCTCCATCAACAGCATCCTTCAACTCATCATGGAACTCCATAATGTCTCAGTATATTCAGTTTTTGAAGAACACAGGATCTCCTTTGATGCTAAATGTGCAGCCATATTATGGTTACACCGAGGGACAAGGTATCTTTCCACTAGAGTACGCCCTTTTTGAGCCACTAAATCCAAATAATCAGATTGTCGATCCTAATACAAATTTCCAGTACACAAGCATGTTCGATGCGATGGTCGATGCTGCTTATTACTCAATGCAGTCACTCAACTTCTCTGGCATTCCAGTGATGGTGACAGCATCTGGTTGGCCATCACTAGGTGGATCGAATGAACCAGATGCTAACATCGATAATGCATTGGCCTACAACACCAATCTTATTCGCCATGTTCGAAATGGTTCTGGCACACCTAGCCAACCAACTACACCAGTTAGTACATACGTCTATGAGTTGTTCAATGAGGATCTACAACCAGGGCCTGTTTCTGAAAAGAATTGGGGGATATTTTCTTCTAACGGAACTGCATTTTACTCTTTGACCTTTAGCGGTTTGGTCGAGTCACCTGCTAATTCATCTACCCTGCCTGGTGTTTTTTGTGTCGCAAACTCTAGTGCAGATACCACAGCACTTAAGAGAGGATTAGATTGGGCTTGCGGAACTGGTTCAGCAAACTGCAGTGCTATCCAACCTGGGCAACCATGCTATCAGGCAGGCAATCTCGTAGCACTTGCCTCATATGCATTCAATGATTACTACCATCGAGCTCAAGCAAGTGGTGGTACCTGCAGCTTTGGTAACACGGCCATGGTTACCAGAACAGATCCAA GCCATGGTTCATGCATCTTTGCCGGAAG CACGGGGGCAAGCAACACCACTGAGGGAGGAACAGGTGCCTTTGGACCAGTTGGCCCTTCTAGTCGAGCATCAAGAGTGCAGATTTTCTCTGCTTTTCTAGCAACTTTTGCACTACCATTTCTAGTTTGA
- the LOC122001252 gene encoding glucan endo-1,3-beta-glucosidase 4-like isoform X2 yields the protein MLSDKYKKVIFSLLFLFSSAYVGIYIGTQMSTLPSATEIVSILKTQQIKHVRLFDADHQMLNALANTGIEVIVGVPNDQLLRIGESRSDAADWLNKNVATYVPATNITYIAVGNEVLTTIPNAALVLVPAMQYLQSALLAANLNFQVKVSSPLSMDMIPKHFPPSTASFNSSWNSIMSQYIQFLKNTGSPLMLNVQPYYGYTEGQGIFPLEYALFEPLNPNNQIVDPNTNFQYTSMFDAMVDAAYYSMQSLNFSGIPVMVTASGWPSLGGSNEPDANIDNALAYNTNLIRHVRNGSGTPSQPTTPVSTYVYELFNEDLQPGPVSEKNWGIFSSNGTAFYSLTFSGLVESPANSSTLPGVFCVANSSADTTALKRGLDWACGTGSANCSAIQPGQPCYQAGNLVALASYAFNDYYHRAQASGGTCSFGNTAMVTRTDPSHGSCIFAGSTGASNTTEGGTGAFGPVGPSSRASRVQIFSAFLATFALPFLV from the exons ATGTTGTCCGACAAGTACAAGAAAGTTATATTCTCGCTTCTGTTCTTGTTCTCAA GTGCTTATGTTGGGATTTATATCGGCACTCAGATGTCCACTTTACCATCAGCCACTGAAATAGTGTCCATTCTGAAAACTCAGCAGATTAAACATGTGCGATTGTTTGATGCTGACCACCAAATGCTGAATGCCCTAGCAAATACTGGAATAGAGGTTATAGTTGGTGTCCCCAACGATCAGTTGCTACGAATAGGAGAATCACGATCAGATGCTGCTGACTGGCTGAATAAAAATGTCGCCACATATGTTCCTGCAACTAACATTACTTATATTGCCGTAGGCAATGAAGTTTTAACAACCATCCCAAATGCTGCTCTTGTTCTTGTTCCAGCTATGCAGTACCTCCAGTCTGCTCTTCTCGCTGCGAATCTCAACTTTCAGGTTAAAGTTTCAAGTCCACTATCAATGGACATGATTCCCAAACATTTTCCTCCATCAACAGCATCCTTCAACTCATCATGGAACTCCATAATGTCTCAGTATATTCAGTTTTTGAAGAACACAGGATCTCCTTTGATGCTAAATGTGCAGCCATATTATGGTTACACCGAGGGACAAGGTATCTTTCCACTAGAGTACGCCCTTTTTGAGCCACTAAATCCAAATAATCAGATTGTCGATCCTAATACAAATTTCCAGTACACAAGCATGTTCGATGCGATGGTCGATGCTGCTTATTACTCAATGCAGTCACTCAACTTCTCTGGCATTCCAGTGATGGTGACAGCATCTGGTTGGCCATCACTAGGTGGATCGAATGAACCAGATGCTAACATCGATAATGCATTGGCCTACAACACCAATCTTATTCGCCATGTTCGAAATGGTTCTGGCACACCTAGCCAACCAACTACACCAGTTAGTACATACGTCTATGAGTTGTTCAATGAGGATCTACAACCAGGGCCTGTTTCTGAAAAGAATTGGGGGATATTTTCTTCTAACGGAACTGCATTTTACTCTTTGACCTTTAGCGGTTTGGTCGAGTCACCTGCTAATTCATCTACCCTGCCTGGTGTTTTTTGTGTCGCAAACTCTAGTGCAGATACCACAGCACTTAAGAGAGGATTAGATTGGGCTTGCGGAACTGGTTCAGCAAACTGCAGTGCTATCCAACCTGGGCAACCATGCTATCAGGCAGGCAATCTCGTAGCACTTGCCTCATATGCATTCAATGATTACTACCATCGAGCTCAAGCAAGTGGTGGTACCTGCAGCTTTGGTAACACGGCCATGGTTACCAGAACAGATCCAA GCCATGGTTCATGCATCTTTGCCGGAAG CACGGGGGCAAGCAACACCACTGAGGGAGGAACAGGTGCCTTTGGACCAGTTGGCCCTTCTAGTCGAGCATCAAGAGTGCAGATTTTCTCTGCTTTTCTAGCAACTTTTGCACTACCATTTCTAGTTTGA
- the LOC122001252 gene encoding glucan endo-1,3-beta-glucosidase 4-like isoform X3, which yields MLSDKYKKVIFSLLFLFSSASGAYVGIYIGTQMSTLPSATEIVSILKTQQIKHVRLFDADHQMLNALANTGIEVIVGVPNDQLLRIGESRSDAADWLNKNVATYVPATNITYIAVGNEVLTTIPNAALVLVPAMQYLQSALLAANLNFQVKVSSPLSMDMIPKHFPPSTASFNSSWNSIMSQYIQFLKNTGSPLMLNVQPYYGYTEGQGIFPLEYALFEPLNPNNQIVDPNTNFQYTSMFDAMVDAAYYSMQSLNFSGIPVMVTASGWPSLGGSNEPDANIDNALAYNTNLIRHVRNGSGTPSQPTTPVSTYVYELFNEDLQPGPVSEKNWGIFSSNGTAFYSLTFSGLVESPANSSTLPGVFCVANSSADTTALKRGLDWACGTGSANCSAIQPGQPCYQAGNLVALASYAFNDYYHRAQASGGTCSFGNTAMVTRTDPSKLHLAMVHASLPEARGQATPLREEQVPLDQLALLVEHQECRFSLLF from the exons ATGTTGTCCGACAAGTACAAGAAAGTTATATTCTCGCTTCTGTTCTTGTTCTCAAGTGCGTCAG GTGCTTATGTTGGGATTTATATCGGCACTCAGATGTCCACTTTACCATCAGCCACTGAAATAGTGTCCATTCTGAAAACTCAGCAGATTAAACATGTGCGATTGTTTGATGCTGACCACCAAATGCTGAATGCCCTAGCAAATACTGGAATAGAGGTTATAGTTGGTGTCCCCAACGATCAGTTGCTACGAATAGGAGAATCACGATCAGATGCTGCTGACTGGCTGAATAAAAATGTCGCCACATATGTTCCTGCAACTAACATTACTTATATTGCCGTAGGCAATGAAGTTTTAACAACCATCCCAAATGCTGCTCTTGTTCTTGTTCCAGCTATGCAGTACCTCCAGTCTGCTCTTCTCGCTGCGAATCTCAACTTTCAGGTTAAAGTTTCAAGTCCACTATCAATGGACATGATTCCCAAACATTTTCCTCCATCAACAGCATCCTTCAACTCATCATGGAACTCCATAATGTCTCAGTATATTCAGTTTTTGAAGAACACAGGATCTCCTTTGATGCTAAATGTGCAGCCATATTATGGTTACACCGAGGGACAAGGTATCTTTCCACTAGAGTACGCCCTTTTTGAGCCACTAAATCCAAATAATCAGATTGTCGATCCTAATACAAATTTCCAGTACACAAGCATGTTCGATGCGATGGTCGATGCTGCTTATTACTCAATGCAGTCACTCAACTTCTCTGGCATTCCAGTGATGGTGACAGCATCTGGTTGGCCATCACTAGGTGGATCGAATGAACCAGATGCTAACATCGATAATGCATTGGCCTACAACACCAATCTTATTCGCCATGTTCGAAATGGTTCTGGCACACCTAGCCAACCAACTACACCAGTTAGTACATACGTCTATGAGTTGTTCAATGAGGATCTACAACCAGGGCCTGTTTCTGAAAAGAATTGGGGGATATTTTCTTCTAACGGAACTGCATTTTACTCTTTGACCTTTAGCGGTTTGGTCGAGTCACCTGCTAATTCATCTACCCTGCCTGGTGTTTTTTGTGTCGCAAACTCTAGTGCAGATACCACAGCACTTAAGAGAGGATTAGATTGGGCTTGCGGAACTGGTTCAGCAAACTGCAGTGCTATCCAACCTGGGCAACCATGCTATCAGGCAGGCAATCTCGTAGCACTTGCCTCATATGCATTCAATGATTACTACCATCGAGCTCAAGCAAGTGGTGGTACCTGCAGCTTTGGTAACACGGCCATGGTTACCAGAACAGATCCAAGTAAGCTTCATCTg GCCATGGTTCATGCATCTTTGCCGGAAG CACGGGGGCAAGCAACACCACTGAGGGAGGAACAGGTGCCTTTGGACCAGTTGGCCCTTCTAGTCGAGCATCAAGAGTGCAGATTTTCTCTGCTTTTCTAG